A DNA window from Paenibacillus segetis contains the following coding sequences:
- a CDS encoding stalk domain-containing protein — MRKVYSRLLVAVMIFTLIGGTATGAAGIQVGPSLSDSHEALSRVTVFAGSGNFDDWDGAASKASFRMPQGITVLKDGSVLVADTRNHLIRQVKNGEVSTYAGFMLDAKDNVTPEGAWYDSAKEAAVFNGPSGMDTDLEGNVYIADTENHRIRKISKDGMVTTVAGDGIIGDEDGKGTGARFQHPQDVAVATDGTLYIADTLNHLIRQITPDGQVTTLNALSDRVVEVEAGYVVPAGDYADGALSASKFNEPTSIAIDHKGNLYVSDTGNHVIRYIDLAKGTVTTAAGLSSGEKPVYASGTLYAEGGYADGAATEARFQSPRGIAITEENGLVIADSMNHTIRYFADGQVSTIAGVPAQFGHVDGINGHNLLHNPTDVAVLPNGNLLIADSYNNKIRELEYYRLPTNLPRNDQVKVVVGDSVISFDAQPEIVKGRTMIPVRALSEKMGYKVEFMDNQRTIELTKGEVSIRLQMGSQMISVKDAATDTEEQRLLEAVPYTKDGRSYVPVRFFSEAFRVDVQWDPNTKTVILREITEAIDKLPVADGKSRKAVLEQIKGKVWITQAGGSLTYQAYNGMILHQGDHILTEKNTSAILKTVDRKDEITISENSELYISNLSDVSQIKRTSFMLWSGLVSANVSSLVNAKDSFKILTPTAMTDVRGTNFLVAINPATGISTLFVNSGLVQGSDNGNAPNPAFVYPAQQLNLSPNSEAPNEPYIVDLSDLVNQASPAVIEALLKAKQKIDQENAEMLEWLRNQAPGPIPSENPGGLSPDDLDRYQNNLNNLLANILKQARDQNLIGSDQLHALIDEYNKQSDNKIDLNNVLPLQLSDEEKQQQERQKQLEEELRKRQEELNKQRELAAQNQALIDKLKAEKERQELENKKKLEEARKQAEEKLKQQLSDAEKKKFEEQQKALEQMKQLQEQAQRPQAPTSTTPSTPSTPSTPSGPSGPTPTPTPTPTPTPTPIPTNTAPKVVKPISDRMVNSEAPFEINISEVFHDVDGDSLTFTARSSDSAVAEVNVEGASMRISPTGIGSTEIRITADDGKGGLTATSFRFAYYGEIQNMRAEVQPDFIELYWDEYGEEGIDYQVYMNDELIETTSTTHVSLRGLNPETDYHLRVIAVRDEKIRAIANYSVTTPPIYFEP, encoded by the coding sequence ATGAGGAAAGTGTATAGTCGTTTGTTAGTCGCTGTAATGATTTTCACACTAATTGGAGGCACGGCTACAGGGGCAGCTGGAATTCAAGTCGGGCCTTCCCTGAGCGATAGCCATGAAGCTCTGTCAAGAGTAACGGTATTTGCAGGAAGCGGTAATTTCGACGATTGGGATGGAGCGGCGTCAAAGGCGTCTTTTCGTATGCCTCAGGGAATTACTGTCTTGAAAGATGGTTCTGTACTTGTGGCGGACACCCGAAATCATCTCATCCGTCAAGTGAAGAATGGAGAGGTTTCTACTTATGCGGGCTTCATGCTTGACGCGAAAGACAACGTAACTCCTGAGGGGGCTTGGTACGACAGTGCTAAGGAAGCTGCAGTATTCAACGGTCCTTCGGGTATGGACACGGATTTGGAAGGTAATGTTTACATAGCAGATACCGAAAATCATCGGATACGAAAAATATCTAAAGATGGAATGGTAACAACGGTTGCTGGAGATGGCATTATCGGCGATGAAGACGGAAAAGGCACGGGTGCGAGATTCCAGCATCCTCAGGATGTGGCTGTTGCTACGGACGGTACCCTATACATTGCGGATACGTTGAATCACTTGATTCGGCAGATAACACCGGATGGACAAGTCACTACGCTTAACGCTCTATCGGATCGGGTCGTTGAGGTTGAAGCCGGTTACGTAGTTCCTGCAGGTGATTATGCGGACGGTGCATTGTCGGCATCCAAGTTTAATGAGCCTACTAGCATTGCAATCGATCATAAGGGCAATTTATATGTAAGTGATACAGGCAATCATGTGATCCGATATATTGATCTGGCAAAAGGTACGGTTACAACTGCGGCAGGTTTATCTTCGGGAGAGAAGCCAGTGTATGCGAGTGGAACTCTATATGCCGAAGGCGGTTATGCGGATGGGGCCGCTACAGAAGCACGTTTTCAGTCTCCAAGAGGGATCGCTATAACGGAAGAGAATGGACTGGTTATTGCCGATAGCATGAACCACACGATTCGTTACTTTGCTGATGGACAGGTGAGTACAATTGCCGGTGTACCTGCGCAGTTTGGTCATGTAGATGGCATTAACGGTCACAACCTGCTCCATAATCCGACCGATGTGGCAGTTCTGCCAAATGGTAACTTGCTCATTGCGGACAGTTATAACAATAAAATCCGCGAGCTTGAATATTATCGGCTTCCAACCAATCTGCCCCGCAATGATCAGGTGAAGGTAGTGGTCGGTGATTCGGTAATCAGCTTTGATGCGCAGCCCGAAATTGTGAAGGGACGAACGATGATTCCTGTCAGAGCCTTAAGCGAGAAGATGGGCTATAAGGTTGAATTTATGGATAATCAACGTACCATTGAATTGACGAAGGGCGAGGTAAGCATCAGGCTGCAAATGGGGAGTCAAATGATTTCGGTTAAGGATGCCGCGACCGATACGGAAGAGCAGCGTTTGCTTGAGGCGGTACCCTATACGAAAGATGGCCGTTCCTATGTTCCGGTTAGATTTTTCAGTGAGGCGTTCCGAGTAGATGTACAATGGGATCCGAACACGAAAACGGTTATTTTACGGGAAATTACGGAAGCCATCGATAAGCTGCCTGTAGCAGATGGTAAATCTCGTAAGGCGGTTCTTGAACAGATTAAAGGAAAGGTCTGGATTACTCAGGCGGGCGGTTCTTTGACTTACCAGGCCTATAATGGCATGATTCTTCATCAAGGTGATCATATTCTTACGGAAAAGAATACGAGCGCGATATTAAAGACGGTCGACCGCAAGGATGAAATTACAATTAGCGAAAATTCGGAGCTGTACATTTCAAATTTAAGTGATGTATCCCAGATAAAGCGAACGAGCTTTATGTTATGGAGTGGGCTGGTTTCGGCCAATGTGTCCTCGCTGGTAAATGCTAAGGATAGCTTCAAAATCCTGACGCCGACGGCTATGACCGATGTTCGCGGTACAAATTTTCTTGTGGCCATCAATCCGGCTACGGGGATATCGACCCTCTTTGTAAACAGTGGACTGGTTCAGGGAAGCGACAACGGAAATGCACCGAATCCAGCCTTCGTATATCCTGCGCAGCAACTGAACTTATCACCAAATTCCGAAGCACCAAATGAGCCTTATATAGTTGATCTGTCCGATCTCGTTAATCAAGCTTCACCCGCTGTCATCGAAGCCTTATTAAAGGCTAAGCAGAAAATAGATCAGGAAAATGCGGAGATGCTGGAGTGGTTGAGGAATCAAGCCCCAGGGCCTATCCCTAGCGAAAATCCGGGTGGATTGTCTCCAGACGATCTGGATCGATACCAGAATAATCTAAATAATCTACTTGCTAATATTTTAAAGCAGGCTCGTGATCAGAATTTAATAGGATCAGACCAATTGCATGCTCTTATCGATGAGTACAATAAACAATCCGATAATAAGATCGATTTAAATAATGTCCTGCCGCTTCAATTATCGGATGAGGAAAAGCAGCAGCAGGAGAGACAGAAGCAATTGGAGGAAGAACTAAGAAAGCGGCAGGAGGAGCTAAATAAGCAGCGTGAACTAGCTGCACAAAATCAAGCCCTAATAGATAAGCTGAAAGCTGAAAAAGAACGGCAAGAGCTGGAGAACAAGAAGAAACTTGAAGAAGCCCGTAAACAAGCGGAGGAAAAGTTGAAGCAACAACTTTCGGATGCTGAGAAGAAAAAGTTTGAGGAGCAACAAAAAGCTTTGGAGCAGATGAAGCAGCTGCAAGAACAAGCTCAGCGGCCGCAAGCACCGACGTCGACGACACCATCGACACCATCAACACCATCGACACCATCAGGACCATCGGGACCAACACCGACGCCAACACCGACGCCAACACCGACACCGACACCAATACCAACCAATACCGCTCCTAAGGTGGTCAAACCAATATCCGATAGAATGGTAAACTCGGAGGCGCCTTTTGAAATCAATATAAGCGAGGTTTTCCATGATGTGGATGGCGATTCGTTAACATTCACAGCCCGCTCGAGTGATTCAGCAGTTGCAGAGGTAAATGTAGAAGGAGCTAGTATGCGCATTAGCCCAACTGGTATCGGTTCAACAGAAATTCGTATAACGGCCGATGATGGAAAAGGCGGACTAACTGCAACCTCCTTCCGTTTCGCGTACTATGGGGAAATACAGAATATGAGGGCTGAAGTCCAGCCTGATTTCATTGAGCTCTATTGGGATGAGTATGGGGAAGAGGGGATCGACTATCAAGTTTATATGAATGATGAGCTGATCGAAACCACCTCAACCACCCATGTTTCACTTAGGGGTCTTAATCCGGAGACGGATTATCATCTGCGTGTAATCGCAGTTCGTGATGAAAAAATTAGAGCGATCGCAAACTATTCGGTAACGACACCTCCTATTTACTTTGAGCCATAG
- the codB gene encoding cytosine permease, whose amino-acid sequence MEKVDLEFSLQPVPQTHRNGFWKILAVMLGFTFFSASMWSGGALGNGLTFSAFIGIVLAGNLILGIYTGALAYIAAKTGLSTHLLTKYAFGVKGSYLSSGLLGFTQVGWFGVGVAMFAVPVQKVTGMNVYVLIAIAGILMTITAIYGIKALAILGIVAVPSIAILGSYSVFEATSTAGGLQGLMNYQPTEVMGLATALSVCIGSFISGGTLTPDFARFAKTTRSAVVSTVIAFFLGNSLMFLFGAVGAMVYGQADISDVMFLQGLIIPAIIVLGLNIWTTNENALYASSLGFANITKLPKNIIVIFNGVVGTIMAMWLYNNFVSFLTVLGSILPSIGAILLADYFILHRGSYKKFEEMTFKAVNWIAILAWVGGVLIAQFVPGIPPINGLIGTAVLYVIGMKVFPGKTV is encoded by the coding sequence ATGGAAAAAGTAGACTTGGAGTTCTCGTTGCAACCTGTACCGCAAACACATCGGAATGGATTTTGGAAAATACTCGCCGTGATGCTCGGATTTACGTTCTTCTCGGCAAGCATGTGGTCAGGCGGAGCGTTAGGAAATGGCTTAACGTTTAGTGCTTTTATCGGAATTGTACTGGCAGGGAATCTGATCTTGGGCATTTATACGGGGGCGCTTGCGTATATTGCGGCAAAGACGGGGTTATCGACTCACTTGCTGACGAAGTATGCTTTTGGCGTGAAAGGTTCCTATTTATCTTCAGGATTGTTAGGCTTTACGCAGGTAGGCTGGTTTGGTGTTGGGGTGGCGATGTTCGCCGTTCCGGTTCAGAAAGTAACGGGAATGAACGTGTATGTCTTGATTGCGATTGCAGGAATTCTAATGACGATCACCGCGATCTATGGAATTAAGGCATTGGCGATACTCGGTATCGTAGCTGTACCGTCAATTGCGATATTAGGAAGTTATTCGGTCTTTGAAGCAACTTCAACAGCAGGCGGATTGCAAGGATTAATGAATTATCAGCCGACGGAAGTGATGGGGCTTGCTACAGCATTGTCCGTCTGTATCGGGTCCTTCATCAGTGGAGGTACGCTAACACCGGATTTTGCACGATTTGCAAAAACGACTCGTTCAGCGGTTGTCTCAACGGTCATTGCCTTTTTCCTTGGAAATTCGTTGATGTTTCTATTTGGAGCAGTAGGTGCGATGGTGTATGGACAAGCCGATATTTCGGACGTCATGTTTTTACAAGGCTTGATTATACCGGCTATCATTGTGCTAGGGTTAAATATTTGGACAACGAATGAAAATGCGCTCTATGCATCCAGTCTGGGTTTTGCCAATATTACAAAGCTGCCCAAGAATATCATTGTTATCTTTAATGGAGTAGTAGGTACGATCATGGCGATGTGGCTGTACAACAATTTCGTAAGTTTCTTGACGGTACTAGGCTCAATTTTGCCGTCGATTGGCGCGATTCTGCTAGCGGATTACTTTATCCTGCATCGCGGATCCTATAAGAAATTCGAAGAGATGACCTTCAAAGCTGTGAACTGGATTGCGATATTGGCATGGGTTGGCGGCGTTCTGATTGCTCAGTTCGTACCAGGTATTCCGCCTATTAATGGCTTGATTGGTACAGCTGTGCTGTATGTTATAGGTATGAAAGTGTTTCCCGGTAAAACAGTTTAA
- a CDS encoding cytosine deaminase: MIIQQAKLRGCEGLWNIEIVDGAFKTITQSLLPTEGHEVMNVKGSMVLPPFIEPHIHLDTTLTAGEPEWNQSGTLFEGIQRWSQRKETLSVEDVKTRAKTALKWQIAQGIQHVRTHVDVTDPTLVALKAMLEVKEEMSPYVDLQLVAFPQEGILSYPNGVELLEEAMKMGADVVGGIPHFEFTREYGVDSMRIAFDLAEKYDRLVDIHCDEIDDEQSRFVEVVAKEAYERGIGTRTTASHTTAMGSYNDAYAYKLFRLLKMSEINFVSNPLVNIHLQGRFDTYPKRRGLTRVKELQEAGLNVCFGHDDIFDPWYPLGTGNMLQVLHMGIHTSQLMGYEQIVNSIDMITKNSATTLQIEDKYGIEVGKPANFIVLNAENEYEAIRKQAAVRYSFRNGKIIAETKPSETSVQLGSMRETVTFQR, encoded by the coding sequence GTGATTATTCAACAAGCGAAGCTTAGAGGTTGCGAGGGTTTATGGAATATCGAGATTGTGGATGGAGCATTCAAGACGATTACACAAAGTCTGCTTCCTACTGAAGGACATGAGGTCATGAATGTTAAAGGGAGCATGGTGCTTCCTCCTTTTATTGAGCCGCATATTCATCTAGACACGACCTTAACAGCAGGGGAACCCGAGTGGAATCAGAGCGGCACGCTGTTTGAAGGTATTCAGCGTTGGTCGCAGCGTAAAGAAACTCTCTCCGTAGAAGACGTCAAAACCAGAGCGAAGACGGCGCTTAAATGGCAAATCGCTCAGGGTATCCAGCATGTGAGAACCCATGTGGATGTGACAGACCCAACGCTAGTAGCGCTTAAGGCGATGCTGGAAGTGAAGGAGGAGATGTCTCCTTATGTGGATCTTCAACTTGTTGCTTTCCCACAGGAAGGAATACTATCCTATCCAAATGGAGTAGAACTGCTTGAAGAGGCGATGAAAATGGGGGCCGATGTGGTTGGTGGCATTCCGCATTTTGAGTTTACACGCGAGTATGGCGTAGATTCGATGAGAATCGCGTTTGATCTGGCGGAAAAATATGATCGTCTCGTCGATATCCATTGCGATGAAATTGATGATGAGCAGTCTAGATTCGTTGAGGTTGTAGCAAAAGAAGCCTACGAACGTGGCATCGGTACACGTACAACGGCCAGTCATACAACGGCGATGGGTTCCTATAATGATGCCTATGCGTACAAGCTGTTCCGTCTACTGAAGATGTCAGAGATCAATTTTGTATCCAATCCACTTGTGAACATTCATTTACAAGGACGTTTTGATACGTATCCAAAGCGCAGAGGCTTAACACGGGTAAAAGAGCTTCAAGAAGCAGGACTTAATGTGTGCTTTGGTCATGATGATATTTTTGACCCATGGTATCCGCTTGGGACAGGCAATATGCTTCAAGTTCTGCATATGGGTATTCATACTTCGCAACTTATGGGCTATGAGCAGATCGTGAATAGCATCGATATGATTACGAAGAACAGCGCAACTACGCTGCAAATTGAGGATAAATACGGGATTGAGGTAGGCAAGCCGGCTAATTTTATTGTATTGAATGCGGAGAATGAGTATGAG